A window of Castanea sativa cultivar Marrone di Chiusa Pesio chromosome 1, ASM4071231v1 contains these coding sequences:
- the LOC142622425 gene encoding uncharacterized protein LOC142622425, with protein sequence MARRVHLLPKLFLTAPTKPQNPISVPLSQSLCSASTPEDPTKTPTENQNPTTLHEKQRLDQLQKLRILLQHGQMETAHRLIKTLVHSKDPFSSPSDLFTLFSLSSPSMKPAFSDMLLLVCSESKMTTEATELYTLMKKDGTFPSLASFNMLLESLVASKQFKRTLDLFSEFLELGIRLDRFTYSKAILAAVKLGDLNRAFELLNNMKNSRVSPNVFVYNVLLSGLCKEKRMRDAEKVFDEMLKRKLVPSLVTYNTLIDGYCKVGELEGAFGLRERMKAENVEPSLVTFNSLLSGLCRARRMDDAKRMLEEMEAHAFVPDGFTYSILFDGHLRCGDDEASLALYEEAIGKGVRFNNYTCSILLNGLCKEGKMEKAEKVLKKLIENGLVPDEVMYNTIVNGFCRRGDVDKAILTIEQMGSHGLLPNCITFNTLIDKFCNMGEMDKAEEWVKKMVEKGVSPNVETYNTLIDGYGRKLLFVRCFQILEEMENKGIKPNVVSYGSLIHCFCKDGKLLEAEIILRDMVERGVLPNAQIYNMLIDGNCTAGKLKDCFRFLDEMVKNGIGATLVTYNVLINGLCKRGTMIEAEDLVSQITSCGYTPDAITYNSLISGYSNIGNIQKCLNLYENMRKLGIKPTLNTYHPLIRACSEKDIVLVENLFDEMLQMGLSPDRVVYNALIYSYAKHGDVQKAFALYREMIDQGIRADKMTYNSLILGNFREGKLSGVKDIVNDMKAKGFVPKADTYNILVKGHCEQKDFTGAYFWYRDMSDNGFPLNACTFNELITGLRQEGRLQEAQIVCSEMKVKLMDDWSITDKLSVVAQ encoded by the coding sequence ATGGCAAGGCGTGTCCATCTTCTTCCCAAGCTCTTCCTCACTGCTCCAACCAAACCCCAAAATCCCATCTCAGTCCCTCTCTCCCAATCCCTCTGCTCAGCCTCTACCCCTGAAGACCCTACTAAAACCCCAACAGAAAATCAGAACCCTACCACCCTTCATGAAAAACAACGCCTTGATCAACTTCAAAAGCTCCGAATCCTCCTCCAACATGGCCAAATGGAAACCGCTCATAGGCTCATCAAGACCCTCGTTCACTCCAAAGATCCATTCTCTTCGCCCTCTGATCTTTTCACCCTCTTTTCCCTCTCTTCACCCTCCATGAAGCCTGCTTTCTCTGACATGCTATTGTTGGTTTGTTCAGAGTCCAAAATGACAACTGAAGCCACAGAATTGTATACCTTAATGAAGAAAGATGGTACTTTTCCTTCTTTGGCTTCTTTCAATATGTTGCTTGAGTCATTGGTGGCTTCAAAACAGTTTAAGAGAACACTGGATTTGTTTTCGGAGTTTTTGGAGTTGGGTATTCGACTTGATAGGTTCACGTATAGTAAGGCAATTCTGGCAGCGGTGAAGTTGGGGGACTTGAATAGGGCCTTTGAGTTGCTGAATAATATGAAGAATAGCAGGGTGAGTCCTAATGTGTTTGTTTACAATGTGTTGCTTAGTGGGTTGTGTAAAGAGAAGAGAATGAGGGATGCGGAGAAGGTTTTTGATGAAATGCTGAAGAGGAAGTTGGTGCCGAGTTTGGTTACATATAATACGTTGATTGATGGTTATTGTAAGGTTGGGGAATTGGAGGGTGCCTTTGGTTTGAGAGAAAGGATGAAGGCAGAGAATGTGGAGCCGAGTCTTGTTACGTTCAATTCATTGCTTAGTGGGCTTTGTCGGGCACGGAGAATGGATGATGCCAAGAGGATGTTGGAAGAAATGGAGGCCCATGCATTTGTGCCAGATGGATTTACTTATAGTATTCTATTCGATGGGCATTTGAGGTGTGGTGATGATGAGGCTTCATTGGCTTTGTATGAAGAAGCAATTGGAAAAGGTGTAAGGTTTAACAACTATACTTGTAGCATTTTGTTAAATGGATTGTGCAAAGAAGGGAAGATGGAAAAGGCAGAGAAGGTATTGAAGAAGCTAATTGAGAATGGACTTGTTCCAGATGAGGTAATGTATAACACTATTGTAAATGGATTTTGTCGAAGGGGTGATGTGGACAAAGCCATTTTGACGATTGAACAAATGGGAAGTCATGGGTTGCTGCCGAATTGCATCACTTTCAATACTTTAATTGACAAGTTTTGTAACATGGGGGAGATGGATAAGGCAGAGGAGTGGGTAAAGAAGATGGTAGAGAAAGGAGTTTCCCCAAATGTTGAGACATATAACACCCTTATTGATGGCTATGGACGAAAGTTATTGTTTGTTAGGTGTTTCCAGATTCTTGAAGAAATGGAAAATAAAGGGATAAAGCCAAATGTTGTAAGCTATGGTTCTCTCATACATTGTTTTTGCAAGGATGGTAAGCTTCTTGAAGCTGAGATAATCCTTAGGGATATGGTAGAAAGAGGGGTTTTGCCAAATGCACAGATATATAATATGCTCATTGATGGTAATTGTACGGCAGGGAAACTGAAAGATTGTTTTAGGTTTTTGGATGAAATGGTGAAAAATGGGATAGGAGCAACACTTGTAACCTACAATGTGCTCATTAATGGGCTCTGTAAAAGGGGAACAATGATAGAAGCCGAAGATTTGGTTTCCCAGATCACTTCTTGTGGTTATACTCCTGATGCTATCACATACAACTCCCTAATCTCGGGGTATTCCAATATAGGAAACATCCAGAAATGTCTCAACTTATATGAAAATATGAGGAAGTTGGGCATTAAACCTACTTTAAATACCTATCATCCTCTAATTAGGGCATGCAGTGAGAAAGATATAGTGCTTGTAGAGAATTTGTTTGATGAAATGTTACAGATGGGTTTGTCTCCTGATCGAGTTGTATATAATGCACTTATTTACAGTTATGCAAAACATGGTGACGTTCAAAAGGCATTTGCTTTGTATCGTGAGATGATAGACCAGGGTATTCGTGCTGACAAGATGACCTATAATAGCTTGATTCTGGGGAACTTTAGAGAGGGAAAGTTGTCTGGAGTAAAGGATATTGTTAATGATATGAAGGCTAAAGGATTTGTTCCTAAAGCTGATACTTATAACATACTTGTTAAGGGGCATTGTGAACAAAAGGATTTCACAGGGGCATATTTTTGGTACAGAGACATGTCTGATAACGGCTTTCCCCTAAATGCCTGTACATTCAATGAGCTCATCACTGGCCTTCGACAGGAGGGGAGGTTGCAAGAGGCCCAGATTGTTTGCTCTGAAATGAAGGTTAAACTAATGGATGATTGGAGCATCACTGATAAACTTTCTGTTGTTGCCCAATAG